In a single window of the Drosophila miranda strain MSH22 chromosome XL, D.miranda_PacBio2.1, whole genome shotgun sequence genome:
- the LOC108153337 gene encoding homeotic protein ocelliless isoform X2, translated as MDIMDIQAVESKLSDVTVTPIPRSQVQNFYNYQQQREQREQQPQIQISAIHHSRGNSSNSGSAGSSGNNSMGGMGATDYSTSSGNANSNKRDRSADYSTSSKQNSAAANAAAAAAVAALQYSPQFLQAQLAMLQQQSNTTATPSAAAAAALSLANIAAATNGARNSGNSNANLPTVGSLSTGNGLTKYAQLLAVIEEMGRDIRPTYTGSRSSTERLKRGIVHARILVRECLMETERAARQ; from the exons ATGGACATCATGGACATACAGGCTGTCGAATCCAAGCTGAGTGACGTCACAGTGACACCAATACCACGCTCGCAAGTGCAAAACTTTTACAACTACCAGCAGCAGCGTGAACAGCGCGAGCAGCAACCCCAAATCCAAATATCTGCCATCCATCATTCGCGTGGCAACTCCAGCAATAGCGGCTCGGCCGGCAGCTCCGGCAACAACAGCATGGGCGGCATGGGTGCCACGGACTACTccaccagcagcggcaacgcCAATAGCAATAAGCGCGACCGTTCCGCCGATTACAGCACATCCAGCAAACAGAATTCGGCGGCAGCCAATGCTGCTGCGGCAGCCGCCGTTGCCGCCTTGCAATATTCACCGCAGTTCCTGCAGGCGCAACTGGCTATGCTGCAACAACAATCCAACACTACAGCCACGccttcagctgctgctgcagcggccCTCTCGCTCGCGAATATTGCGGCAGCCACCAATGGGGCACGCAACTCCGGCAACAGCAATG CCAACCTGCCGACGGTGGGCAGCCTGAGCACCGGCAATGGCCTGACCAAATACGCCCAGCTATTGGCCGTCATCGAGGAGATGGGCCGCGACATAAGGCCCACATACACAGGGTCGCGCAGCTCCACTGAGCGGCTGAAGCGCGGCATTGTCCATGCCCGCATTTTGGTGCGTGAATGCCTGATGGAGACGGAGCGGGCGGCGCGTCAATGA
- the LOC108153337 gene encoding Krueppel-like factor luna isoform X1 → MDIMDIQAVESKLSDVTVTPIPRSQVQNFYNYQQQREQREQQPQIQISAIHHSRGNSSNSGSAGSSGNNSMGGMGATDYSTSSGNANSNKRDRSADYSTSSKQNSAAANAAAAAAVAALQYSPQFLQAQLAMLQQQSNTTATPSAAAAAALSLANIAAATNGARNSGNSNGNNQGLNLTQSQLKYPPPSTSPVVVTTQTSANITTPLTSTANLPTVGSLSTGNGLTKYAQLLAVIEEMGRDIRPTYTGSRSSTERLKRGIVHARILVRECLMETERAARQ, encoded by the coding sequence ATGGACATCATGGACATACAGGCTGTCGAATCCAAGCTGAGTGACGTCACAGTGACACCAATACCACGCTCGCAAGTGCAAAACTTTTACAACTACCAGCAGCAGCGTGAACAGCGCGAGCAGCAACCCCAAATCCAAATATCTGCCATCCATCATTCGCGTGGCAACTCCAGCAATAGCGGCTCGGCCGGCAGCTCCGGCAACAACAGCATGGGCGGCATGGGTGCCACGGACTACTccaccagcagcggcaacgcCAATAGCAATAAGCGCGACCGTTCCGCCGATTACAGCACATCCAGCAAACAGAATTCGGCGGCAGCCAATGCTGCTGCGGCAGCCGCCGTTGCCGCCTTGCAATATTCACCGCAGTTCCTGCAGGCGCAACTGGCTATGCTGCAACAACAATCCAACACTACAGCCACGccttcagctgctgctgcagcggccCTCTCGCTCGCGAATATTGCGGCAGCCACCAATGGGGCACGCAACTCCGGCAACAGCAATGGTAATAATCAGGGTCTGAATCTAACGCAGTCACAGCTTAAGTACCCGCCCCCGTCCACATCGCCGGTGGTGGTGACCACCCAGACATCAGCAAACATAACCACACCCCTCACATCCACAGCCAACCTGCCGACGGTGGGCAGCCTGAGCACCGGCAATGGCCTGACCAAATACGCCCAGCTATTGGCCGTCATCGAGGAGATGGGCCGCGACATAAGGCCCACATACACAGGGTCGCGCAGCTCCACTGAGCGGCTGAAGCGCGGCATTGTCCATGCCCGCATTTTGGTGCGTGAATGCCTGATGGAGACGGAGCGGGCGGCGCGTCAATGA